The Methanobrevibacter sp. sequence GAAATCGCATATTTCTTAGGTTGTATTATGAACAACCGTTACCCTGGTGTTGAAAAAGCTACCAGAAAATTATTTGAAGCATTAGATATTGAATTAAAAGATATGGAAGGAGCATCCTGTTGTCCTGCTCCTGGTGTATTCGGATCTTTTGATGAAGAAACCTGGGCTACTATCGCAGCACGTAACTTAACTCTTGCTGAAGATATGGGTGCTGACATCATGACCGAATGTAATGGATGTTTCGGTTCATTATTCGAATGTAATCATATTTTAAAAGAAGACGCTGAAAAAAGAGAAAAAATTAACGCTAACTTAGCAGAAATTGGTAGAGAATACAAAGGAACTACTAATGTAAAACACTTTGCTCAAATTTTAAAAGATGATGTAGGATTTGAAAAATTAGCAAGCATTATTGAAAAACCATTAGACTTAAATGTTGCTGTACACTATGGTTGCCACTTCTTAAAACCTACTAAAACTATTGGTATCGAAGATCAAGCTGAAAACCCATCTATTTTAGATGAACTTGTAGAAATCACTGGTGCTAAATCTGTTGATTACAAAGACAAAATGATGTGCTGTGGTGCAGGTGGAGGTTTAAGAGCAAGAGATTTAGATGTAACTACTAGTTTCACTAAAGAAAAACTCGACCACATGACTGAAGCAGGTGTAGATGCAATTGTTAACGTATGTCCTTTCTGTCACATGCAATTTGACCAAGGTCAAACTGAAGTAAACGAAAGATACGGAACTGATTTTGCTTTACCAGTATTCCACTTAGCTCAATTATACGGATTAGCTATGGGATTATCTGCTGATGAATTAACTTTCGATGCTCAAAAAATTGACGCAACTCCTGCTATTAA is a genomic window containing:
- the hdrB gene encoding CoB--CoM heterodisulfide reductase subunit B, whose protein sequence is MEIAYFLGCIMNNRYPGVEKATRKLFEALDIELKDMEGASCCPAPGVFGSFDEETWATIAARNLTLAEDMGADIMTECNGCFGSLFECNHILKEDAEKREKINANLAEIGREYKGTTNVKHFAQILKDDVGFEKLASIIEKPLDLNVAVHYGCHFLKPTKTIGIEDQAENPSILDELVEITGAKSVDYKDKMMCCGAGGGLRARDLDVTTSFTKEKLDHMTEAGVDAIVNVCPFCHMQFDQGQTEVNERYGTDFALPVFHLAQLYGLAMGLSADELTFDAQKIDATPAIKKALGENAE